The Gammaproteobacteria bacterium DNA window ATCTGCTCCAGCACCGCCTCCCGAATCTTCGGGTGGTTGTATCCGAGGTTGACGACCCATTCACCGGAAATGGCATCGAGGTACTCTCTCCCGTCTGCGGCGGTGACCCACACACCCTGTGCCCTGGCGATACCGATCGGCTCGTCGCCCATGCTCTTGAGTACGTAACGCTGAGAGACCTCGCGGAGTTCTTCGTAGGATCCGTAGAACCGCAGCAGCGATTCCTCACCCATCACTCTCACCTCCGAGGTACGCGGGCTTCGGGAGATCCCAGTGCCCGACGTTGATGTTCTCCGTGTCGGCGGGATCCCGGCTGAGACGGAAGTCGATGAGGTACGGACCCCCGCTCGATTGGGCCCGCCCGAGCGCTGCGTTCACCTGGCCCACCTCCGTGACCGTCTCGGCCTCGCACCCCATGGCCCTGGCGACGCCGGCGAAGTCGATCGGGTTCGACGACCCGTCAGCCTTGACGAAGTCCACGGCCACCGGTCGTTCCTCACCGAACATGCCTCGCTGGAAGTCACGGATCGACACCCAGCCGGCGTTGTTCAGGCAGGCAATCACGACGGGTACGCCCAGCTCGGCCGCAAGGTGCAGCTCTTGCACGGTCTGCAGCAGGTCGCCGTCACCGGCAAGAGCGATGACGGGGTGCTCGGGCTTCCCGAGCTTGGTCCCGATCGACGCCGGGAGCGTGTACCCCATCGTCGAGTAGCCACCGGGCGACAACCACGGCTCGAACACCGGGAACTCTTGAAAGGCTTGGATCTGCGGATGTCCGGCAGATGCGATCGCGATCGTCTCGCGCGGCATGGCATCCCGGATCATGGCGAGGACCCGGCTCATCGACAGGGTGTCCTCACGCCACCGGGCCCGGACCATCTTCCACCACTCCTCGGTCCGGCCATGTACCTCGGCGACATAGTCTCTGCGGTCCAGCCGCCCGCCCGTCAGGCTCTGGACCGCATCCAGCAGGTCGGCGAGACCGGTCTTCGCATCGCACACGATCCCGACCGCGACCGGGTAGTTCTTCCCGATCTCGTAGGGATCGATGTCCAGGTGGACGAGTTTCGTCGGCGGTATGTTGAATGACTTGCCCGGGACGTACGACGAGGCCGTCTGCTCCGCGAAGCGCGTGCCGACCGCGAGAATGACGTCCGCGGAGGCGGTGAGCGCGTTGCCGCACGACGTACCGCACGCACCCGTGTGCTGGGCACACAACGCGTGATCCTCCGGGAGGATGCCCTTGGACATCATCGTCGTCACGACCGGTGCCTGCAGAAACTCGGCGAGCGCCCGCAGCTCTGCCGCAGCATCGGCGCGCACACACCCTCCCCCGGCAAGGATCACCGGCCGCTCCGAAGAGATGAGCAACCGGGCCGCCCGTTCGACCTCGTGGGGATCTGGCCGCGCTCTGCCGACAGGGCGCCGCTCTGCCGGCAGCAAGGCCCGGGCCTCGACGGCCTCCGACTGGACGTCCATGGGCATCTCGACATGTACCGGACCCGGTCGACCGGTGAGCGCTTCGTTGAAGGCCCTGGCGATGATCGACGGAACCCGGTCGCCGCGATGGGCCACGAAGCTGCGCTTCACCACGGGGCGCATCAGGTTCGAGAAGTCCGCGTCGGCGTGCCGCTCGATCTCCTGCAGCACACCGGTGCCGTCCATGTAGGTCTGCGGGCCACCGGTAACCGCCACCACCGGAATCGAATCGACGAACGAGGTCGCCAAGCCGACGATGGTGTTCACCGAGCCGGGTCCGATCGAAGTGACCGTGGCAAGTGGAGCGCCGCTCGCTCGGCAGTAGGCGTCGGCAATGTGGGCAGCCGACTGCTCGTGCCTGGACTTCACCAGAGTGATGTCGCGCTGCCGGTCCTTCAGTGCGTCGAAGATGCTCATGTTCCCGTGTCCGGGGATGCCGCACACGTACGGCACTCCCTCTGCGATGAGATAATCGGCGAGAATCTCGCCGCCCGTCTTCGGCATTTTGGTGTCCTCCTTCAGATGGCGTTCACATCACCGTCGATGGCCTGCCTTGCGCGTTGTCACCTCCCCGCAGCCGCCGCAACCCGGCCCGCAAACGTCGCGGCAGAGCCGGGATCCAACTCCCAATCGATCACGATCTCCGTACGGACGCCGGCGAGAAGATTGGCATCGATCGCAATCGCCCCCGGGTGAACGAGGACATCGATGCCCTCGAACGGCGCATCGCTCTCTGGGTCCGGTGTGAGGATCGTCCCTGCGTAGTACTGACTCACCAGAGCCCTTACCCGCTCCACTCCACGCGGAGTCGGAGCAGCCACCGCTGCGACGGCCGACGCCGGGATCGTGGCCAACTGACGCAGCACCGACCGTGACGGAATGAAGTTCAGGTCGACGACCCGGTTGAGGTCGTACGACAACTCGGCGAGATCGGCCAGATGGAATACAGGAGTCGCCACGACATCGATCTCGTCCTCCCATCCAGGCTTCAAGTCATCGAAGAGCATCGGCCTCAGGGCGACACCCGTAGTGTTCTCGACGAGCGGAGTCATGTGGTCGAGGTCGTATCGGTTGCACTCGACGAAAGCCACTGCGCCAACACCCCTCCCACCCACCGCGAGCGCCGACTCGAACAGCTCCTGGATGCGTGCCGGGCCGAGGCCCGCGCGCCGAGCGGTGAGGACTGCGTCGCGCACAACGCGCTCCACTTCGTCATGGCCGAGTTCGGGGGCTGCACCGGCGTTCACCAGGAAGGCCCCGCGTCGCGGTTCGGTCCGCACCAGGCCGTGGCGCGACAGGCGCCGGATGGCGCGATTCACCGTACTCGGATTCGATCCGAACTCTTCGGCGAGCACCCGGCACGACGGCAGCTTGGCGCCGACCTCGATCGTCCCTGCACCGATTCGTTCCAGTAGGGCGACATAGACCTCGTCGACACCCGCCACTCGAATGTTCATGCCACCCTCCCCATCAATAGCGTGACGGGCTCGGGAAGATCCACGACGCGAACCCCCTGCAAACCCGCCAACTCGAGCATGGACCGCAGCGTCGCAAGCGGATATGCGGCGCCACCGGTCTCGATACGCATCATCACATCAAACAAGGGACCGAATGCACCGGGTCCTGCATCACCCGCGAAGTCGTTCACGACGACGGTGCCCCCCGAACGTACCGCCGAGCACACCCTGCGGAGCAGATCGACCCCTTCGGCCTCGGACAGATCGTGAACCATGTGTGAGACCAGGGCAGCGTCGACGCTGTCGGCATCGACTCCACATGATGGGGCCGTCATCACGTCGACTCCAATCAGCTCGATGGATGCGTTCGGGAACATGTCGAGACGACGTTCCAGCGCTTCGGTCACCGGCGGCAGGTCCACCAGCACGACGGTTGAGCCCGCCTCGGCAAGGCGCAGCGCGTAGTAACCGAAGCCGCCGCCGACGTCGAGGACCCGTCGGCCGGGCGCGAGCTCAGGAAGCTCCCACGGTCTGGGACCCGTGTGCTCGGCGAGAACATTCAGCGCCTCGAGGAACATATGGGCGGTCGCCGGATCGGAGGCGAGGCGGTTCCGCCACGGTTCGAGCACCGGCCGGCCCGTTCGCACCACGTCGTCGAGTGACAGCCAGGCCCTGGCAAAGTACTCCTCCTTCTCGATCACCAGAGCGAGATCCCGACCACCTGCAAGGTGGGCGGTGACGAAGGGGGTAGCGGCGAAGCGGTTCCCGTCCTCAACGACGAGACCGATCCCGGCGAGGGACCGCAGCAACGCCCCCAGGGCTGCAGGGTCTGCTCCAATCGCCGCTCCCAGGTCGGCAACGTCACGCGGCTCGGCGGTCAGATTGTCGAACACGCCGAGGCGCCGTGCCGCCATGACCACCATTGCGGGCTGGTATCCCGCAAGTAGGTCGAGGAACCCGAAGACATCGGTAGTCTCGCTCACGCCCTTCTCCTCATTGATCGATATAGGCCGAACGCGTTCCAGAGTCCCTTGATCTCGCGCCGCCACCTGCCCATGCGATGTGGACGCGATCCCAAATCGGCAAGCAGGGCCTGTGCTGCGTTGCGGCCTGGCAGCCCCGACACGCCCCCGCCAGGAAAGGTCCCGGCCCCGGTCAAGTAGAGCCATGGTAGCTCCGTCCGGTACCCGCGAGCCCCCGGTGGACGCCAGCCGAACAACTGGTCGAGCGTGAGATCCAGATGGTTCGGGTTGCCTCCCGGCGCACCGATACGTCGCTCCCAGCCGGCCGGGCCGAGGACTCTCCGGTCGACCGTAATGGGCCGGAGATCGATGCCGCTGATCCGTGCGAACCCCTCGAGGACGTCGTCCGCGGCCTGCTCCTCGGCCGCAGCATCCCAGGAACGATCGCGCAACCGAGCCGGAACGAAGGCCGAGAGCCACACTGTTCCCCCTCCATCGGGTGCCGCGGTCGGGTCGAGCACCGACGGAGCGGCCCACATCATCGCTGGACTGGCGGGCATGCGACCGGCGACGATATCCCCAAAGGAGGTGCGCAGCGAGTCGGGCCGCTCCTGAAGCAGCCACAAGGCGGCGTCTGCATCCCCGCCAACGACCGTCGCCGGGGTCGACAACGCGAGATCTATCTTGAGCTCACCGATATTGAGGGCGCCCGACTGCACGGCTTTGGCGGCCAACCGTATGGCGGGAGGCGGCTCGGCCAGCAGGTGTGCCGTGCGACGGATGTCGAGCGACGACATCACACGACGGGCCGCCACGGACTCCCCGCCCTCGAGCTGTATCACGGCGCCCTCCACGGCGGGATTGATGCGGAGCACTCTCGCATTGGTCCGCAGGGTGCCGCCCGACGCTTCGAGCGATGAGACGACAGCGTCGATGAAGGCACCCGCCCCTCCCCTCGGGCGATGACTCCTGCTGCCGTGGGAGCCGGGCAACATCAGGGCGAACAGCCCGGTTCCAGGGAGCCACGGCGGCAGCTGGCCGTGCGCCCCGTACATCGCGATGGCACTGGCGAGGCGCTGGTCGTGGATGCGTCGCCCGATGACCGACTCGGCCGACGAAACGAGCAACCGGGCGAGATCGACGCCGATCGAGAGCGACTCTGCGAGCCTGATGACCTCGCCGAAGCTGGGCACGCCGGGGAGAGCATCGAACGCGTCGGTGGCCCGACCTGCCAGATCGGCGAACGACCGGTAGGCCTCGCGGTCGGACTGCCCGATCCCGGCCCACCCGTCGATGGTTGCCTCGAGGTCGGAATGGAACAGCAGGCGGGCACCATCGCCGAACCCGGCGCCGACAAGGATCTCACGATCGAGCAGGTGCAGCCCGTGGTCGGTGAGACGGAGGTCGGCGACGACGTCGTCGATCATCGTCAGGTCCACGGCCCCTCGCTCGAGTCGGTACCCGCTGTCGAGCGTTTCCGTCCAGATACACCCACCGGCGCCGTCGTTGGCCTCGAGAACCTCTACGTCGAGTCCGCCGGCCGCCAGGTAGGCGGCACATACGAGGCCGTTGTGGCCTCCACCGACGATGGCTACATCTCGCACAACCTGGACATCCCCTCCGCCACGAGCCCAGACTCCCTCACCAGGGTCTCGGCGAGGGGACGGCATCGAGCGATCTGCTCCGCTTCATCGACGGTCGTCGGCACTCCTGCTGCGAGGAGCCGTCTCCCGTCCACCCATACGTCGGATACGGAGCGCGGGCTGATGCAGTAGGCGATCTGCTGGTACGGATCGTGGATGTTGGCCAGCTCCGCCGTCCCGCCAAGAAGCACGACGTCGGCCCGCTTGCCTGGTTCCAGACTGCCGATGCGGTCGGCGACGCCAAGCGCCTCGGCTCCACCGATCGTCGCCATTCGCAGCACTTCAGACGCTGTCAGCGACGCAGGGTCGAGCCGATGGACCTTCTGGAGCAGCGCCGCCATCTTCATGACCTCGAGCATGTTCTGGGAGTCGTTCGATGCCGCGCCGTCGGTGCCGAGCCCGAGTCGCAGGCCTGCAGCCCGAAGCCTGGGCACGCAGCTCACTCCCGATCCGAGGATCATGTTGGCGATCGGGTTGTGAGCGCCTGCGGTGCGGTGGGCGACGAGCAGCTCGACATCGCCCTCGGAGAGCCAGATGAGGTGGGCGGCAATGACCTCGAGATCGAGCAGACCGATGGCCGCCGCCTGCTCGACACTGTTCCTGCCCCAACGCGACCGCGCCTCGACGACCTCCTCGCGGACCTCGGCGAGATGAGTATGTACCGGCCAGCTCCGCTCGGACGCCGTGCCGATGGCGGCCTCGAGCAGCATGTCGGTCGATCCCAGCATCGTCCCGACACCCATCCGGAATTCGAGCAGCTCGGCCCCTGCAGTCGCTTCTTCGAGCGCCAGGTGCTCTTCCATGGCCTCTTCCACCGTGAACCGGCGACCCCCAAAGACCTCGAAGGCGTCCTCCGCGCCGAAGGCAACCATGCCGCGAAGCCCCACCTCCGTCAGGCCCTCCACGACCCCGAGGCTGGCGAACGAGCCCGCGTGGTAGTGGTGAAACATGTCGTTGACGCAGGTGACCCCGGAGTGGAGCAACTCGGCCGCCTTCAGGAGACTGCCCTCCCTGGCCATCTCCCGGGTGAGTACCGTCCCCGCCGGAGTGACCACCCGGGTCCCCCACTCGAACAGCGTCAGGTCCGATCCCATCCCCGGGATCAGTGCCTCGGAGAGATGCGTGTGAGCGTTCACGAGGCCCGGGATGACGACCCCGGTGCCATCGCCGACAACCGTGATGGCGGGATGCGCCCTTCGCAGGTCTGCATAGGAGCCGACGGCTGCGATCGTGCCGTCGGCGATCAACACGGCGCCGTCGCGGACCTCCCCAACGGTGGCGGAGGTGAGCACCCAGGCCCCGCGGACGAGCACTTCCTCGCGGGTAGGCAGGCTCATGTGACACCCTCGAGTTCGGTGAGTGACTCGTCGAGGGCATCGAGCAGCTCATCCAGCTCATCGGTTGTGACAATGAGCGGTGGGGCCACACGGATCGTTCCATCTGCATTGAGCATGGAGCCCACGATCACCCCGCGCCGCTCCATCGCCTGGACAACCGGCATCGCCAGGTCGTCGGGAGCGACGTCGAACGCCCACCACAGGCCGAGTCCGCGCGCCGCCACCAGGGTCTCATGGCGATCCATCAGCCGGGCAAAACCTGCACTGAGGTACTCACCCATCTCGACAGCCCGCTCGACCAGGCCGTCGCGTTCGATGATATCGAAGGCGGCGGTCGCCGCCGCACACGACACCGGGTTGCCGCCGAACGTGGTCAGGTGTGACAAGGGCGGGTCGAGGAACGTGGCAAAGATCTCGGCGGTGGAGATGAAGGCGCCCAGCGGCAGCCCTCCGCCCACGGCCTTGGCGACGGTGATCACGTCGGGGGTGACCCCCCACTCCTGGCAGGTGTACCAGTGACCGGACCTGCCCATGGCCCCCTGGACATCATCGGCAATGAGCAGCGCCCCGCGCTCGGTGCACACCTCCCTGAGACCGGGGAGGAAATCGTCCGACGGGATTCGAACACCGGCCTCGCCCTGTACGGGCTCCACGATCACGCCTGCGGTGTCGTCCCCGATGGCTGCCGCCGCTGCGTCGAGATCGCCGAACGGCACGAAGGTGACCTTTTCGAGGAGCGGCTGGAAGGGCGCCCGGTAGCGCTCGCGCCAACTCACCGACAACGACCCGTAGGTGCGGCCGTGAAAGGACCCCTCGAAGGCCACGTACCCGGGACGACCCGTGTACTTGCGCGCCAGTTTGAGAGCGCCCTCGTTGGCCTCGGTGCCGGTGCTTGTGAGGAATGCGATGTCGAGTTCTCCAGGGGCGACCCTGGTGAGGCGCTCGGCGATATCGACCTGGGGCGGCAGCACGAAGCGTCCGAAGACGTTGACGTGTGCGAACCGCCGCATCTGGTGCTCGACGGCGGCGACGACCTCCGGGTGGGAGTGACCGACGTTGGACACGGCGATGCCCGAGATCATGTCGAGGTAGGAGACTCCGTCGGCGGCGGTGATTCGGCACCCGGAAGCGCTCGTGATGACCATCTCCTTACGTCCGGGAACCGTCTGGGACAAGTGGGCAAGGAAGCCGTCCTTGTATCGTTCGGCGACTTCCGCCGGCATGGGGT harbors:
- a CDS encoding methyltransferase domain-containing protein, producing MSETTDVFGFLDLLAGYQPAMVVMAARRLGVFDNLTAEPRDVADLGAAIGADPAALGALLRSLAGIGLVVEDGNRFAATPFVTAHLAGGRDLALVIEKEEYFARAWLSLDDVVRTGRPVLEPWRNRLASDPATAHMFLEALNVLAEHTGPRPWELPELAPGRRVLDVGGGFGYYALRLAEAGSTVVLVDLPPVTEALERRLDMFPNASIELIGVDVMTAPSCGVDADSVDAALVSHMVHDLSEAEGVDLLRRVCSAVRSGGTVVVNDFAGDAGPGAFGPLFDVMMRIETGGAAYPLATLRSMLELAGLQGVRVVDLPEPVTLLMGRVA
- a CDS encoding GntR family transcriptional regulator — its product is MNIRVAGVDEVYVALLERIGAGTIEVGAKLPSCRVLAEEFGSNPSTVNRAIRRLSRHGLVRTEPRRGAFLVNAGAAPELGHDEVERVVRDAVLTARRAGLGPARIQELFESALAVGGRGVGAVAFVECNRYDLDHMTPLVENTTGVALRPMLFDDLKPGWEDEIDVVATPVFHLADLAELSYDLNRVVDLNFIPSRSVLRQLATIPASAVAAVAAPTPRGVERVRALVSQYYAGTILTPDPESDAPFEGIDVLVHPGAIAIDANLLAGVRTEIVIDWELDPGSAATFAGRVAAAAGR
- a CDS encoding amidohydrolase family protein; translated protein: MSLPTREEVLVRGAWVLTSATVGEVRDGAVLIADGTIAAVGSYADLRRAHPAITVVGDGTGVVIPGLVNAHTHLSEALIPGMGSDLTLFEWGTRVVTPAGTVLTREMAREGSLLKAAELLHSGVTCVNDMFHHYHAGSFASLGVVEGLTEVGLRGMVAFGAEDAFEVFGGRRFTVEEAMEEHLALEEATAGAELLEFRMGVGTMLGSTDMLLEAAIGTASERSWPVHTHLAEVREEVVEARSRWGRNSVEQAAAIGLLDLEVIAAHLIWLSEGDVELLVAHRTAGAHNPIANMILGSGVSCVPRLRAAGLRLGLGTDGAASNDSQNMLEVMKMAALLQKVHRLDPASLTASEVLRMATIGGAEALGVADRIGSLEPGKRADVVLLGGTAELANIHDPYQQIAYCISPRSVSDVWVDGRRLLAAGVPTTVDEAEQIARCRPLAETLVRESGLVAEGMSRLCEM
- a CDS encoding aminotransferase class III-fold pyridoxal phosphate-dependent enzyme, whose amino-acid sequence is MTNPMPAEVAERYKDGFLAHLSQTVPGRKEMVITSASGCRITAADGVSYLDMISGIAVSNVGHSHPEVVAAVEHQMRRFAHVNVFGRFVLPPQVDIAERLTRVAPGELDIAFLTSTGTEANEGALKLARKYTGRPGYVAFEGSFHGRTYGSLSVSWRERYRAPFQPLLEKVTFVPFGDLDAAAAAIGDDTAGVIVEPVQGEAGVRIPSDDFLPGLREVCTERGALLIADDVQGAMGRSGHWYTCQEWGVTPDVITVAKAVGGGLPLGAFISTAEIFATFLDPPLSHLTTFGGNPVSCAAATAAFDIIERDGLVERAVEMGEYLSAGFARLMDRHETLVAARGLGLWWAFDVAPDDLAMPVVQAMERRGVIVGSMLNADGTIRVAPPLIVTTDELDELLDALDESLTELEGVT
- a CDS encoding NAD(P)-binding protein → MRDVAIVGGGHNGLVCAAYLAAGGLDVEVLEANDGAGGCIWTETLDSGYRLERGAVDLTMIDDVVADLRLTDHGLHLLDREILVGAGFGDGARLLFHSDLEATIDGWAGIGQSDREAYRSFADLAGRATDAFDALPGVPSFGEVIRLAESLSIGVDLARLLVSSAESVIGRRIHDQRLASAIAMYGAHGQLPPWLPGTGLFALMLPGSHGSRSHRPRGGAGAFIDAVVSSLEASGGTLRTNARVLRINPAVEGAVIQLEGGESVAARRVMSSLDIRRTAHLLAEPPPAIRLAAKAVQSGALNIGELKIDLALSTPATVVGGDADAALWLLQERPDSLRTSFGDIVAGRMPASPAMMWAAPSVLDPTAAPDGGGTVWLSAFVPARLRDRSWDAAAEEQAADDVLEGFARISGIDLRPITVDRRVLGPAGWERRIGAPGGNPNHLDLTLDQLFGWRPPGARGYRTELPWLYLTGAGTFPGGGVSGLPGRNAAQALLADLGSRPHRMGRWRREIKGLWNAFGLYRSMRRRA
- a CDS encoding thiamine pyrophosphate-binding protein — encoded protein: MPKTGGEILADYLIAEGVPYVCGIPGHGNMSIFDALKDRQRDITLVKSRHEQSAAHIADAYCRASGAPLATVTSIGPGSVNTIVGLATSFVDSIPVVAVTGGPQTYMDGTGVLQEIERHADADFSNLMRPVVKRSFVAHRGDRVPSIIARAFNEALTGRPGPVHVEMPMDVQSEAVEARALLPAERRPVGRARPDPHEVERAARLLISSERPVILAGGGCVRADAAAELRALAEFLQAPVVTTMMSKGILPEDHALCAQHTGACGTSCGNALTASADVILAVGTRFAEQTASSYVPGKSFNIPPTKLVHLDIDPYEIGKNYPVAVGIVCDAKTGLADLLDAVQSLTGGRLDRRDYVAEVHGRTEEWWKMVRARWREDTLSMSRVLAMIRDAMPRETIAIASAGHPQIQAFQEFPVFEPWLSPGGYSTMGYTLPASIGTKLGKPEHPVIALAGDGDLLQTVQELHLAAELGVPVVIACLNNAGWVSIRDFQRGMFGEERPVAVDFVKADGSSNPIDFAGVARAMGCEAETVTEVGQVNAALGRAQSSGGPYLIDFRLSRDPADTENINVGHWDLPKPAYLGGESDG